A single region of the Branchiostoma lanceolatum isolate klBraLanc5 chromosome 1, klBraLanc5.hap2, whole genome shotgun sequence genome encodes:
- the LOC136443329 gene encoding uncharacterized protein encodes MDGSAVVLLLCAVWTIPTSADGAASLSSLGLPLPDIPTGYVYKNGNPLAPVQIEMFGELVCPDFRATFPILKEVADWYGPDLLCLKIHLFPLPYHKYAFLTHQVLHIIEPYIGINGTFDYMDRVLTDLEKFSGEVMNRTEGQVYNELLSIVQTLGVTADQYWTGLDTGPPDHRARTEFKYACHRGVAATPTYFVNGIMVNPVPASEGGGFGLEQWKETLDPMLGTEEQRDQKEQLAADGFSYGTCPSRSSQAQVTCPGAADRTSSATTPSFVSITVLVLSAVFALHGPNV; translated from the exons ATGGACGGCTCAGCTGTAGTTTTGCTGCTGTGCGCTGTGTGGACGATCCCCACCTCAGCCGACGGGGCCGCGAGTCTGTCGTCCCTCGGTCTCCCCCTACCCGACATCCCCACGGGGTATGTCTACAAGAACGGTAACCCGCTGGCGCCCGTTCAGATCGAAATGTTCGGGGAACTAGTCTGCCCAGACTTCAGGGCAACTTTCCCCATCTTGAAGGAAGTAGCGGACTGGTACGGACCGGACCTTTTGTGTCTGAAGATCCACCTCTTCCCGCTACCGTACCACAAGTACGCCTTCTTGACTCACCAG gttctACATATCATTGAGCCCTACATCGGCATCAACGGTACGTTCGACTACATGGACCGCGTCTTGACTGACCTGGAGAAGTTTTCTGGGGAGGTCATGAACAGGACGGAAGGACAGGTGTACAA TGAGTTGTTGAGTATTGTCCAGACTCTCGGAGTGACCGCTGACCAGTACTGGACGGGACTGGACACGGGCCCCCCAGACCACAGAGCTAGGACCGAGTTCAAGTACGCCTGTCACC GGGGCGTGGCTGCAACCCCCACGTATTTCGTCAACGGCATCATGGTGAACCCCGTCCCGGCATCCGAGGGCGGAGGGTTCGGCTTGGAGCAGTGGAAGGAAACGTTGGACCCGATGTTGGGAACTGAAGAACAGAGAGATCAGAAGGAACAGTTG GCGGCTGACGGGTTCAGCTATGGCACCTGTCCGTCCCGGAGCTCACAGGCCCAAGTCACGTGCCCAGGTGCCGCGGACAGGACCAGTTCAGCGACAACTCCGTCCTTCGTGTCTATTACTGTTCTAGTCCTGTCAGCTGTGTTCGCACTGCATGGGCCAAATGTCTGA
- the LOC136443334 gene encoding uncharacterized protein → MASVRSISLLLLPITVLLLVQHTCCKEYFFSKDRVCQVQVERVQPKVLNPGGPCSTMHEVRCGEQITLESIRVGASEKLGFEVVDVLDWDTRGPLDDTITIMEDTKIWVTDAPVRRPTYSAEDFDFMHDDL, encoded by the exons ATGGCTTCCGTGCGGTCCATCTCCCTCCTGCTCCTCCCCATCACCGTCCTCCTCCTGGTGCAGCACACCTGCTGTAAGGAGTACTTCTTCAGCAAGGACCGGGTGTGTCAGGTGCAGGTGGAACGGGTCCAGCCGAAGGTTCTGAACCCGGGCGGGCCATGCAGCACCATGCACGAAGTCAGGTGCGGGGAGCAAATCACACTGGAAAGCATCCGGGTAGGGGCATCCGAGAAG CTTGGATTTGAGGTTGTTGATGTTCTGGACTGGGACACCAGGGGGCCGCTGGATGACACCATCACCATCATGGAGGACACCAAGATCTGGGTGACGGACGCGCCCGTCAGGAGACCCACGTACAGCGCCGAGGACTTCGACTTCATGCATGACGATCTGTGA
- the LOC136443319 gene encoding flotillin-2-like translates to MGNINTVGPNEALVVSGGCCGADTRKTVIGGWAWAWWLVTDVQRLSLEVMTLNPTCESVETAEGVPLTVTGVAQIKVMTEPELLSTACEQFLGKSVAHIESVILQTLEGHLRAILGTLTVEAIYKDRDQFAQLVREVASPDVGRMGIEVLSFTIKDVFDRVEYLSSLGRSQTAAVKRDADIGVAEAERDAGIREAECEKARMDVRYDADTLIADHDRMFKLKKSEYEMEVQAKKAEANLAYELQAAKVRQKIRNEEIEIEVVERRKQIDIEEKEIQRKDKELIAIVRRPAEAEAYKVQTIAEGKRTQTVKVAQADSGKIKLIGEADASAIEAIGKAEAERMRQKAAAYKMYGDAAMMALVLESLPKIAAEASAPLARTQEIVLLGGEGSRSTQEITKLISELPPAVQALTGVDLSKVLTKVPGAK, encoded by the exons ATGGGAAACATAAACACAGTGGGGCCGAACGAGGCCCTAGTGGTGTCAG GTGGTTGTTGTGGTGCAGATACAAGGAAgactgtgattggtggatggGCCTGGGCATGGTGGTTGGTTACTGATGTGCAAAG GCTGTCCCTTGAGGTCATGACCCTTAACCCGACCTGTGAGAGTGTGGAGACAGCTGAGGGTGTGCCCCTGACTGTGACCGGTGTGGCGCAGATCAAGGTCATGACGGAACCAGAGCTGCTGAGCACGGCCTGCGAACAGTTCCTGGGGAAGTCTGTGGCACACATCGAGTCTGTCATCCTGCAGACCCTGGAGGGTCATCTCAGGGCTATCCTGG gtaCCCTGACCGTGGAGGCAATCTACAAGGACAGGGACCAGTTTGCCCAGTTGGTACGAGAGGTGGCCTCCCCCGACGTCGGGCGCATGGGCATCGAGGTTCTGTCCTTCACCATCAAGGACGTCTTTGACCGTGTGGAGTACCTGTCGTCTCTTGGGAGATCGCAGACGGCCGCCGTGAAGAGGGATGCAGACATCGGTGTGGCTGAGGCAGAGAGAGATGCAGGAATCAGG GAAGCTGAATGTGAGAAGGCAAGGATGGACGTGCGATACGACGCGGACACGCTGATCGCTGACCACGACAGAATGTTCAAGCTGAAGAAGTCGGAGTATGAGATGGAAGTGCAGGCCAAG AAAGCAGAGGCCAACCTGGCCTACGAGCTGCAGGCCGCCAAAGTCAGACAGAAGATCCGTAACGAGGAGATCGAGATCGAGGTTGTGGAGCGGCGCAAGCAGATCGACATCGAGGAGAAGGAGATCCAGCGTAAGGACAAGGAACTGATCGCCATCGTGAGGCGTCCGGCAGAAGCCGAGGCCTACAAGGTGCAGACAATAGCAGAGGGCAAGAG GACACAGACCGTCAAGGTGGCCCAGGCCGACTCAGGTAAGATCAAGCTGATTGGAGAGGCTGACGCCAGTGCAATCGAGGCCATCGGAAAGGCGGAGGCCGAGCGCATGAGACAGAAGGCCGCCGCGTACAAGATGTACGGAGACGCCGCCATGATGGCTCTGGTGTTGGAGTCCCTGCCTAAG ATTGCTGCGGAGGCGTCTGCTCCACTGGCGAGGACCCAGGAGATTGTGCTGCTTGGGGGAGAGGGCAGCCGCAGCACACAGGAGATCACCAAGCTGATCAGCGAGCTCCCGCCAGCCGTGCAAGCACTCACCGGGGTCGACCTGTCCAAG gtgtTGACTAAGGTGCCCGGAGCAAAGTAG
- the LOC136443343 gene encoding serine/threonine-protein phosphatase 4 catalytic subunit gives MTDCSDLDRQIEQLRRCEIIKEGEVKALCGKAREILIEESNVQRVDSPVTVCGDIHGQFYDLKELFKVGGDVPDTNYLFMGDFVDRGFYSVETFLLLLALKVRYPDRITLIRGNHESRQITQVYGFYDECLRKYGSITVWRYCTEIFDYLSLSAIIDGKIFCVHGGLSPSIQTLDQIRTIDRKQEVPHDGPMCDLLWSDPEDTQGWGVSPRGAGYLFGSDVVAQFNAANNIDMICRAHQLVMEGYKWHFNETVLTVWSAPNYCYRCGNVAAILELDEHLQKDFTIFEAAPQEARGIPSKKPQADYFL, from the exons ATGACTGACTGCAGTGATTTGGACAG ACAAATAGAGCAGCTTCGGCGCTGCGAAATCATCAAGGAGGGAGAGGTAAAGGCTCTCTGTGGTAAAGCAAG GGAAATCCTTATAGAAGAAAGTAATGTCCAAAGGGTAGACTCACCAGTTACTGTGTGTGGGGACATCCACGGGCAGTTCTATGATCTTAAGGAACTTTTCAAG GTTGGGGGGGATGTGCCAGACACTAACTACCTGTTCATGGGGGattttgtagacagagggtttTACAGTGTGGAGACATTCCTGTTGCTACTTGCTCTTAAG GTTCGTTATCCAGACCGTATTACGCTGATCAGAGGCAACCACGAGAGTCGACAGATCACTCAGGTGTATGGGTTCTACGACGAGTGCCTGAGGAAGTACGGGTCCATCACGGTCTGGAGATACTGCACCGAGATCTTCGACTACCTCAGCTTGTCAGCCATTATAGACGGAAAG ATTTTCTGTGTACACGGAGGCCTGTCCCCATCCATCCAGACATTAGACCAG ATTCGCACAATAGATAGAAAACAAGAGGTTCCCCACGACGGTCCCATGTGTGACTTGCTGTGGTCCGACCCAGAGGATACCCAGGGGTGGGGGGTCAGCCCCAGGGGGGCGGGGTACCTGTTTGGCAGCGACGTGGTCGCGCAGTTTAACGCCGCTAACAACATTGACATGATCTGTCGAGCGCATCAGCTGGTGATGGAAGGGTACAAGTGGCACTTTAACGAGACGGTCCTGACGGTCTGGTCAGCTCCTAACTACTGCTATAG GTGTGGAAATGTAGCGGCCATACTAGAACTAGACGAACACTTGCAGAAGGACTTTACCATCTTCGAAGCAGCACCTCAAGAAGCCAGAGGCATTCCTTCCAAGAAACCTCAGGCCGACTACTTCTTGTAA
- the LOC136443309 gene encoding kelch-like protein 21, translating into MAAYFQAENVVDPSLLGALVGPMLSVSGGQQSRRQTGEFAGAPCPHLGIPLGIRPWAQDTSAPHFTSTDVDYVTDESGDLTFTDKLHPRTLAEGLRRLVNTKAGPNDLTCHLTERGCAKVFQTDSLIYDYECEDVFRKIRNLRLAGKFCDLTVKVGKLDIPCHRMVLAAFSNYFELMLFGDFVESKNDYIWLRDVSAPVVNEIMDYAYSGEITITSKNVETLMHASSIFQLLPLAKACCEFLRRQLDVENSVGIMKFADLYTRKKLAEEARAYILENLPQVSCSDDFRQLSLEDMESIVTDRACRWGRETIFEVVMKWVRHDETGLKEHLPQLLKKMKLRLINEGYLENTVKTSVVVQKSNEAMEEVKMAEKEISEHKKKTFSTQVVVQVGGISGGEQPGCQSDKVSHIDVLEPESKCWAIISSIPDRIKYCYHAVSAWDNDIYILAIFDEKGRSEFWRFATQTNIWYRLPDPLLQHQGRVRLETLNGRVYAIGDMMEVSSYEDCFEAYDPCTNAWKLLPRILKSVRKIATAVCSGKLFVFGYQGDDPQERMMEVQCYDPGNETWDVESVSSYHGGKRQYQAIGLGKKIYMMPILGRFFTMCAYDVDFMDYFKVPAPKNSHLQCGITTLGGGIIITGGRDTFEAAYLTPAFEYYDPAADSWEILGIQPNHIRRAHSCVTVNNCQWIQARVEKAKKAPTLLDTVNVPTMWGRAPIYQETTAQQTQ; encoded by the exons ATGGCTGCTTACTTCCAGGCCGAGAATGTTGTAGATCCCTCATTGTTGGGAGCATTGGTCGGG CCAATGCTGTCTGTGTCGGGGGGTCAGCAATCGCGGCGACAGACAGGCGAGTTCGCGGGGGCGCCCTGTCCCCACCTGGGCATTCCGTTAGGCATACGG CCCTGGGCCCAAGACACCTCAGCCCCACATTTTACCAGCACCGACGTCGACTACGTCACCGATGAAAGCGGGGACCTCACGTTCACAGACAAGCTTCACCCCAGAACCCTGGCGGAAGGCTTACGCCGACTCGTCAACACGAAAGCCGGGCCAAATGACTTGACATGCCACCTGACCGAACGCGGCTGCGCGAAAGTCTTCCAAACCGACTCCCTCATCTACGACTACGAATGCGAGGACGTGTTCAGGAAAATACGGAACTTGCGACTGGCGGGAAAGTTCTGCGACCTGACCGTAAAAGTCGGAAAGCTGGACATCCCGTGTCACAGGATGGTCTTAGCGGCTTTCAGCAACTACTTCGAGCTGATGCTGTTCGGAGACTTCGTGGAGAGTAAAAACGACTACATCTGGCTTCGGGACGTCTCGGCACCTGTCGTGAATGAGATCATGGACTACGCATACTCCGGTGAGATCACCATCACCAGTAAGAACGTGGAGACGCTGATGCACGCCAGCTCCATCTTTCAGCTTTTGCCACTCGCCAAGGCCTGCTGCGAGTTTCTCCGCCGGCAACTAGACGTGGAGAACTCGGTCGGCATCATGAAGTTTGCCGACCTCTATACGCGCAAGAAGCTGGCAGAAGAGGCACGGGCGTACATCTTAGAGAACCTGCCGCAAGTCTCATGTTCGGATGACTTCCGGCAGTTAAGTCTGGAGGACATGGAGAGCATAGTGACGGACAGGGCGTGTAGGTGGGGGAGGGAGACCATCTTTGAGGTCGTCATGAAATGGGTCAGACATGACGAGACAGGTCTCAAGGAGCATCTTCCACAACTCCTCAAGAAAATGAAATTAAGACTGATCAATGAGGGATACCTTGAGAATACCGTGAAGACGTCGGTGGTAGTTCAAAAGTCAAACGAAGCcatggaagaagtgaagatGGCGGAGAAGGAAATCAGCGAGCACAAGAAGAAAACCTTTTCAACTCAG GTGGTGGTGCAGGTAGGAGGCATCAGTGGAGGTGAACAGCCGGGATGTCAGAGTGACAAAGTCAGCCACATTGACGTCCTGGAGCCTGAGAGTAAGTGTTGGGCCATCATCTCGTCCATCCCTGACAGAATCAAGTACTGCTACCACGCCGTGTCCGCCTGGGACAACGACATCTACATCTTAGCCATTTTCGACGAGAAGGGACGGTCTGAGTTTTGGCGGTTTGCGACGCAGACAAATATTTGGTACCGGCTGCCCGACCCTCTCCTTCAGCATCAGGGCCGCGTCCGCCTCGAAACGCTGAACGGCCGCGTTTACGCCATCGGGGACATGATGGAGGTATCAAGTTACGAAGACTGTTTCGAAGCTTACGATCCCTGTACCAACGCATGGAAGCTACTGCCCAGAATCTTGAAATCTGTGAGGAAAATCGCAACAGCGGTCTGTAGCGGGAAGCTGTTTGTCTTTGGTTACCAAGGCGACGATCCACAAGAGCGGATGATGGAGGTGCAGTGTTAcgatcctgggaacgagacgtGGGACGTGGAGTCGGTGAGCTCGTACCACGGCGGGAAGCGGCAGTACCAGGCCATCGGCCTCGGCAAGAAGATCTACATGATGCCCATATTAGGCAGATTCTTCACCATGTGTGCGTATGACGTCGACTTCATGGACTACTTCAAAGTCCCCGCCCCGAAGAACAGTCACCTGCAGTGCGGCATTACGACGCTAGGGGGCGGGATCATCATCACCGGTGGAAGGGACACCTTCGAGGCGGCTTACCTGACCCCGGCTTTTGAATACTACGACCCCGCGGCCGACAGCTGGGAGATCCTCGGCATCCAGCCCAACCACATCCGCCGGGCGCACAGCTGCGTCACGGTGAACAACTGCCAGTGGATCCAGGCCAGGGTGGAGAAAGCCAAGAAGGCGCCAACCCTGTTGGACACTGTCAACGTGCCAACTATGTGGGGGCGGGCACCCATATACCAAGAAACAACTGCGCAGCAGACTCAATAA